The window AGGAAGATCCCATATTCATCAATCGTTTTTTTCGTTCGCTTCTTATTCTTCAGATACAACAAAAACGCATTGATCACGTCCTTGTTCTCCTCAACAGAAAACCGCCCTTTTACTTCCCAGTAGACATCGGTCGCTTCGGCATACTTTCTTTTGTTACGAAGGGGGGTGTCATCGAGAATTTCATTCTCCCAACAATACTCATAGAGAGTCCGAAGTGTACTCCACATCCCACTTCTTGCCGATTCACAACGTTGTTGATGCGTATCTGTCACCCATTGTTCGATTTCTTCCCGTGTGAGCTGACGAAACGATTGATCCTTCTCCTTGAAAATTCGTTGTAAATAGATTCGCATCGACACAATCGTATACTCAGTCCTTCCTAACGTTTTCATATGAAGCAAGAACTGATTCACAATCATTTGATTGTCTGGATTGGGTAGAATAGTTTTCAATTCCCAGTACCGTTCCGGGCTAGATATGACCTGTAGATTCACGTCGAGCGGGAAGATGTCTAGATGCTCTTCCTGAATACAATAATTATAGAAGGCGCGAATTGCTTTTAGATAATCTTTCACCGTCCGCTCTTTTTTGACCTTTCTTTGTTTTGTAAGCCACGCCTCGATGACTTCTCCCGTCACAGATTTATAAGAAACTGGATGAGCTAAGAAAAAAGATTGCAAAGCAGCCCGGTAGCGCGTCAGTGTTTGTTGACTTTTATTCTTCTCATTTAGACTCTTTAAAAATAAATTGAGGACGAAGTGCGTGTCTGGCGACAGTCCTTTACAATTCACCTCCCAATATCCTGCCATCTCTACACCTCCTATTTCTTACTGTTATACTGATCATACTGTTTCTTCTTCACGTGATTCATCAAACGCGTAGATTCTTATACTCTTGATATTGGAATGACCAAGTAATTCTTGAATCCATACCCTTTTCTGCTAGATGGGCAGCAAATGGGTGACGCATGGTGTGGGGAGTCACTCTTAATTCAAGCTTTTCTGTGTACTGCTGAAAAAGTCATTCCACAAAACAACGACTGAGTGTTCTTCCTCTTTGATTTGATATGAATTATTTACTTCCAACTTGCCATTCAGCTAAATACCCTTTTCAATCTTTCTGCACAATCAAAGCTAAATAAGACAAACCGTTCTTTATTCGCTTTCCTTTTTCAGAACCAAATTTTACAAGTTATTCTATTTGACATCTTCTAACCGGATATTTAATAGTTCACTACTTCGAACACCCGTTTCACATAAAGTTTCTACAATAGCTCGATTCCTTAGATGATCCTTGGTCAACTCTTGAAGCAATGCCAGCTGTTGTTTATCGAAGTTGTAGGGAAGGGAATCCACTTTTTTTTCGGTGTACAAACGCTGATTTATGTTTGGAGAATGGTACTCCAAGCCCGATTCTTTTGCGGCCGTCCTTAGTTTAATGTAGATATCCGTTTTGCCATACTCATTTGGAAATAACAAATCTGTTTCTTTACCTGAACGGGCATGAATGAAATCTCTTAACAGTTTCGCACTATCCTCAGAAATATGAACATAACGGGCTCTATTGCCTCTTTCTCTAATGAACAATCGCAGATTTTCTAGATTAACATCTTGAACCCTTAACTTTGACACTTCGGACAGCCGGCAACCTGTAGAAATAAGGAGATGAATCAGGGCATGGTCACTCAGTGTAAAGGTCTCTGTAGCTGCTAGCAAGCGATCACCTTCTTTACGTTCTAGAATTTCATGTTTTCTAGGTAAGGTTTTCGAATGCTGCCTTTTTTCCATGCTATTGGCCTGCATGTATCCTTGTTTCAAACAAAAATGGAGAAAGGATATCAGGATGGTGAGAGATAGACTGGTTTTTTGTAGATTCGTCCTATCAAGATATTGTTGTAACCATTCGAAGACCTCCAATGACGTTAACTCCTGAATGGGAACAGAACACTCACTCAAAAATTGTTCAAGAACATCCTGGTTAATGGATATGATGGATTCTAACCAATCCCGTTGATGTAACCCGAGCAAGTATTCATTTAAGATTGCTTTTGTTTCTTCGGGAATTGCCTCATGGGGCCTTTCCCAGTTTTTCGTTGAATTATTCATAACCTCCTTAATTATTAATCTGTGAAACTTCAAATGATTATGGTACTAGTGTTAACGTTCTTACTTTTTCTATACATGTATTATTTAATTCTCAAAATATTTTTACAGATTTTACAAGGATGGCTCCTTTTTTTTCAATGGATAGCAGTCAGGAGCGTATTACTTATGGATTTTGTTAGAAATATATCGATAACTAAAAACCTCATTATTTGCACTAGTTACCGTAGATCTTCAAGTAGTCTAATTGCTATGGCCTTGATTTTTTGTAATGGTTTACACTCGTTCCACGAGAAATATAAATTGCCCTAAATCCTCGAATGGATTTAGGGCTGCTGTTAATCCTATACAAGATAATACACATGTAGCTCCAAGCCAGCGCTCCCATTGTTAGAAGCCTGCACCTAAACCTGGCCGTATCAACGAAGTAGCCAACCACTTAAAGTCATCTGCTGTGTACGTCACTTGTTCCGTCACCAAAACAACTGTGTTTACATAATTTAAGATTTCCAAGATGGTGCGAACATTGCTTTCGGTATCCCGCAAAATTCGGCATGAGGAATAGATCAGCAGATGATCGACTGGAGGTTTCATCGATTGTACATCCCGCAACATCATGTTCAACTGCGGACGACTTTCTGCATAATGCGGGGAACTGATGTCCAGGTAGCGCTTCAGAATGAGGATTCCTTGCTTTTTTGCATGGTTGTCGATCGTCTCCTGGTGACGACTGACAACTTGCTTGTGTCGGACAGAGTATTTGCCGTAACTGATTCCAATTATCTCGTCTCTCCCATTAACCAATTCAGTTCATCTCCTGAAAAATTGATTCTCCAAACTTTCGCCTATTCTGCCTATCTACTGGTTGTTTAATACGCAGTCAAATAGAATTTTTTAGCGGGGTTTCGTCAACTTGCATAGGATCTGAAAGATGATGCGGCTGGCGAGGCGAACAGGCGGGATGGTGGTTGTAGTTTAAATACAAACTGCGACATAAAGAGACAGACATCTTTATGAGGGTTAATGAGTAAGTGGGGCGATTAAAATACTATGCGATATTGAACTTCTTGGAGGCCTTTTAAGGAAGTACACCGCTTGCCAAGGGTTACTTAATAATCAGCGAGGGACTCGGGTAGCCTCTCCACTCCGATCATAAGCATCAAGGGAAAAGCTGCAAGACACCAATTCCTTCACCTATTTACCTTCCTCCATCGGCGGAAGAGAGGAAATTAGAAGCTACACAGGTATTGATTGGCCTCAATTAGACTTACAAGAAGGCTCCTTATTTAAAACTTGTTGAATACTTTTTAAAAGCCTTGTGAAAAGGCTTATTTAGCATGCCCATCAGCACCCTTTTTTCACCCCGCATTCACCTGAAATTGTATGACGATCAAGAAAGAAAAGAAAAGCCATCCAGAGAAAACTTTGTGAATTCTCTCCGGATGGACTATTTTAAATGAAACATATCTCTCCTTCTTCCTTCACCATTGACAAAAGCATCCAATATCCTGTCATCCCTCTACCCCTTTTCTATTGTTGATACTGGTCGTACTGTTTTTTACGTTCATGATTCATCAAACGCGTATAGATTCTTGTACTATTGATGTTGGAATGGCCGAGTAGTTCTTGGATATATAAGAAATCCATTCCTTTCTCCGCTAAGGTCGCAGCGAATGTATGCCGTAACGTATGAGGACTCACTTTAAAACCGAGAGTTTCGGAGTACTCACGGAACTTCCTTTGGACTAATTGACGACTGATGGGCTGTCCTCTTTTATTTGAAAATAGATAGTCTCCGTTGTACTTCCTTGTTTCGATATACCGTTTCAAACGTTCCGCACAACCATGGCTAAAGAGGACAGGACGTGCTTTACTTCCTTTACCTTTACGAATCAAAATTTGCCGCGTATCCCATTTAATATCTTCCAGTTTAATATGCAGCAGTTCACTTACACGTACACCCGTTGCATAAAGCGTTTCGATAATGGCTCTATCCCTCGGATCGTTTTTCGTATACTCTTGGAGCATCGCCAATTGTCGCTTTGTTAAATAATACGGAAGGGAATCAACTTTTTTTGGTGTAACTACTTTCTGGGTAGGATTCTTATGAATCTTATTTTCTTCCATACAATAGAGGTAGAAAGATTTCAGCGCGGCCAGCTTCAATTGGATGCTACGTGGTTGCAACCCGTCATTGTTCATGTCTTCTAACCAGTTTCGGATATCTTTCGCTTTGACATCCTCAACACTTTTTTCACACACTCCAAAGAATTGTGAAAGTGCTAAATTATATGCGCGTACTGTCTCTGGGCTAAATTGATTGTGGTTATCTAAAAAGAACTCTTGTATAAGTTCTTGATTCATTTTCTTCACCCCATAATATTTTGATAGGTTAATATCATGTCCTCTGTTGGTATTTGAGCGTAAATGCGGGTTGTATTCAAGTCTGAATGTCCCATCACGTCCGCAATGAATTGTAAGTCTGCACCTCTCGCCAGCATATTCGTCGCAAATGTATGCCGACACATATGAGGATGAAAGGATTGCATTAATCCGGCTTTCACTCCAACTTTTCGAAGGACTATCTGGATCCCCTGTACTTGAAGACCGTTACCGAACTTATTCATGAATAATGGATCTTCTTCATTCGCTGAACGACTATCCAAGTAGTTACGCAACACTAAACCACACTCCTCCGAAAAATAAACCTGCCGGATTTTTCGACCTTTTCCCAATACATCTACTTTTCGTTTTCTAAAATCGATATCCTGAACACGTAAACTTGCTACTTCTGATACGCGACACCCAGTTGATAATAGAAATAAAAGCAAGGCTCGATTACGAATGGATAAGTGTTCAGAAGTTACTTTCACACGTGCATATTCAAATTCATCCAAGTACTTTGGCAACGAATGAGGAATCTTAGGACGCCATCGTTTTTTCACGACGGTTCTCTCCATATACTCTTCCTCTAAACAAAAGGCAAAAAAAGAAGAGACTGCCGATAAATACAATTCAATCGTGCCCGCTTTCTTTCCTATCGAGAAATTAGTCAGCCATGTTCGAACTTGTTCAGTTGTAATGTCTCCTAAAGAAACCGAACAGTCCTTAAAGAATGACTCTACAATCCTTCGATATTTCTCTATAGTTGCTTCTGCTTTGTTCGCCAACTTCAAACTAAGTAAATACTCATTTAGTACTTGTCGGGTTTCGTCTAATAAATGGTCAGCCGTACTTATCCAGTACTTTTTTGATTCATCCAGTTTGTATCACCTCTCTTTACATCTCTAGGAATCTCTTGCTTTCAATATGGCCCATTGTTGTATTATTCATACTAACGATAATCTAAAATATTTATTGTAATAGATTCTGAATTGTGTGGTGTACAGGCACTTTTTCAGTTCTAAATGTTCACCTTTGTCTCATACATCTTCATTCTAAAACCCGCCAATCAAAAAAAGCCCTACCTCCGCAAAGGGGACTACCTTTCTTAGCCTGTACTATGTTGGTAATATGAGTGAACATGTTTGATAATCATTCATCCACTTATTTTTGCGAACTTCTAAGCCTGTAATATAAAATTTTACTTGAATTTAAATTCACATAACCCAGAAGCGCACACATTCAGAATTTCTTTCTCCCAACAATATTCATAAAGGGTGCGGAGTGCACTCCAAGCCCCAATCATTGTAGCTGCGCTGCACTGTTGCTGAGTATCTGTCATCCGTTGTTCGATTTCTTCCAGCGTAAGCTTGCAAAACGATTGGTCCATTTCCTTGAAGATTCTTTGTAAACAGCTTCGCATAGAAACAATCGTATTCTCTGACCTTCCTATGTTTTTCATATGAAGCAAAAACTGATTAAGGACCCGTTGATTGTCTTTGTTTGGAAGAATAATTTTCAACTCCCAGTAACGTTCCGTGCTGGATACGACCTGCAGATTCACGTCGAGCGGAAAGATCTCAAAGTGCCCTTCTTTAACACAATAATTATAGAAGGCGCGTATTGTCTTTAGATAATCTTTCACCGTCCGCTCTTTTTTATGCTTTCTTTGTTCTGTAAGCCACGCCTCGATTGCTTCTGCTTTCACGGATTTATAAGAAACTGGATGAGCTAAGAAAAAGGACTGCAAAGCAGCCCGGTAGAGCGTTAGAGTTTGTTGACTTTTATTCTTCTCTTTTAGGCTCCATAAAAATAAATTGAGGACGATGTGAGTGTCTTCCGACAGTCCTTCACAATTCACCTCCCAATATCCTGCCATCTCTACACCTCCTATTTCTTACTGTTGATACTTTGAATGAGTATAATAGCTTGTCGGTAACGACGGTTGGACAAGATCATCCGATATGAACACTTCTGGTTTATACTTTTCTACAAGTATGCTTGGATTTCTTTTTAGTACGTTTTCTTCTACACATTGCTGATAGAAGTGCTGGACAGCAAAAATTTTGGAATGAATCATGTACGGGGGTATTCCTTGTTCTTCCATCGAATTCAGCCACGCTTTAATATCAGGTTCTTCAATCTGATCAAACGGTTTTGCACAAAAAGAAAACAACTGGTTTAATACTCGTTCTGCATTCGATCGCGTGGTGTTGTCGCAAAAACAAACTGCTAGAATCTCTTTATTCATTGTTCATCACTCCATTTTCAAATTTTTGGGTTTGTACATGCTAGCTATGCTGGGTAAGGCCAAAATAGATTTAAGAAAATTCCTAAGGCGGGCTCTACTTGGAGTTGCTTCTAGTTTTTTACGAGGTACATGCCTTCCGCTCTATTGATATTGGTCATACGCACATTTTCTTTCGGGCATCATTCATGAGCCGTGTGTAAATACGTAGTGTTGAAATTCACATGCCCGAGCAAATCCTGTATTTGACTCGTCGGCATCTTTTTTGCTGCTAGATGTGCCGCGAACGTATGCCGCATGGTATGGGGGGTTACTTTAAAGCCCAACGTCTTCGAGTAGTTCCGAAAATTCTTTTGAACGCCGTCCTGATCCAACTGTTCACCTTTCTCATTGCAGAATAAATAGTCGCTTACGATTTTTCGTGTTGCCAGGTATGTTTTTAGTCGGACAGAACATTCATGCGTGAACAAAACGAACCGTTCTTTATTCCCTTTCGCTTCTCTTATCCAAATCTGATAGGTTTCCCATTTCACGTCCGTGAGCTTGATATTCAGCAATTCACTTATCCTGCATCCCGTTGCATTGGTATTGTCAATTCTTGCTTGGTTAAATAGGGAATTGTATTAATTTTTAGTGGTGTTTTTACTGGTTGTGTACCGAATTGATTTTCATTAACATCACTCTGAATTACATCTTTGCTCATTTCCATCACCTCATTGTTTTTTATTATTTTTGATATTGTCTCAACTGCGTTTTTTGAATCTCTCACCGCTAAAAACCTCCTTTTTTAGTATTCTTAATTCTTTCTAATGATAGCTTTGGCAATTACTTTATCAATTAAACATTTTAAAAAAATTCTAGATTAATAGCGGTAAAACAGAATTTACAAGTTACTTGCAAGGAAATTAACTTCATTTCGAATATCGATCGTTTACTTTATGAAGGTATAGTTGATGACAAAAAAGAGACACTAATTCATATGTGAATTGTGTCTCCGAATAGTTTGTAGTTTAATGTTTTCTTGTTAACTTGCCAGTATTACGTTTATATCCTTTATTGTCTGAAGCTCTGCGTCTTCATTACTTAACCCATGATTTATATAATATTTAACCCCTTCTGTAAGTGCTGAATTTAAGAAGTATTCCTTAGGGTTGCTATATAAGAGTTCCAATGAAATTTGATAAGAAATGGAATCCCGAATGATTTTAGAATCAATATTATAGTTAGCTCCTACACTTATTAAATAGTCTCTAACTTCTCCATATGGTAAAGAATACTCGTTAGTTGAATTTAAACGAGTTATTGGCCAATCAACAGTATTTGTAGTGTTTAAATCAAAGGTTTGTAGTTCATCCATTTCCAACTGGTTTTCAATTGAAAACTGTTCCACTCCAATTAGTTTATAAAATTTCCCGCCAAAGTTTCGAGCAATACTACGCTTAGTAGGGTCCTTTCTCGTTTCTCTTAATATATAAGCATAAGTTTCAATAATATTTGTATCTCCAAGTGCTTCTAGAGAGACCGGGTTAATACTATATATCACGTTATAGAGGTAATCCTCAAGTGTTAGTTCACCATATAAATCAAATTTTGTATTACTAATTGCCAATTCCTCATGATAACCTAAAGCCTTATAGAATTTTGTTCCTTCACTAATAGCAGTCCGCTCTTTTTGTTTATTTGATTCCGCTTTTTTTAACTCCATGGTATATCTTTTCAGTTGAGTAAGCTGTTTTTCATTTAGATTTTTGTCCGAAAGATTATAAAGTAAATACTTTTCCTTAAGGGCAATATCTTTATCATTATTAAATATGAATCTAGGATATTTCTGTTTAGGCGGCAGCAAAGAAACCCCTAAATTACTAAAATTATCAGTAAGGTAATTATTCGGATGCGTTCTAAAATGTGGTCTCACATAAGTTCCATCTTTTCGATAGTACCCCTTCACGTAGACAAGCTTGTCTGCATCAGTTGTTCCGACAGAGTTCTTACCTTTGTATAGATTAATAATTTTTGATGAACCATAATCATAATTATTATTTGTATAGGTAGGGATAGGTGATTTTGTTTCTGAAGGACTACTTGTTGTCCCACATCCTCTGTAATATCCACTGACTCTTGTCCCGTTCTTTTTTGTGTAGCCTTTTACATAAGTACACTTGGCCTCAGTATTATCTGGAAGTATTAATATCATCGGTATTGATAATAAAATGGCAGAAATCCAAATCAGTACATTCTTTTTGAACAATTTATTCATAAGCATTCAATTCCTCCTGTGGAAATTGCAAATTTAGGGCGAATGTGTTCGCCCCTCCCATTCTATTTCTTGTTCTTCAGTTTTTCCAATAGGCTACTAACCTTTTCTTTCATGTCTTGCGTCTCCTGTTTTAACACTTCGACGATCATATTGTTTTCTACCAAAACAATGTCGCCTTCAGCAAGCTGGCCATTATATTTACTAACCTCGACCAATAACTCTTTGTTTTCATCAGGGTATTCCAAGAATACATACATGTTATTTTCGATTCGATCAAGAGTAAATTTTCTCATCGTTCACAACCCCACCCATCTTTATCGCGATCATGTTTAGATGCATATGCCGGATGAGTGCTTTTCACACCGTATGGATAATACTTTCGAAGCTCCGTACAGTTTTTATAGACTGTTGGCGCTCCTGGAATAACGTATGTTCCAGATGACAAGTCGCTGCTTGATTTCGGTTTATCTGTTGGCTTAGGAGCAGGTTTAGATGCTGCAGCTGGTTTAGGTGCCGTTTTGCCACAGCTATTTGCTACTGAATGTTTTATACCATCAGTCGTGACAGTGATATCACAATGTACAGCAGTCTTGTAAATCTTGGCTCCAATTTTATTGAGCCTTCCTTCAACAGCTGAATTTGGATGGCCATAGCTGTTATTTTTGCCATATGACAATACACCGACTTTAGGTGATACATTGCTGATAAATGCCGCAGAACTGCTTGTATTTGATCCGTGATGGCCGTTTTTGAGGACGGTCGCCGTAACATCGTATTTACCACGAATGTAGTCCTCGATTGCAGTATCCGCATCTCCCATAAGCAGGAATGATACTTTGTTGTAAGTCACTTTCAATACGATTGATGCGTCGTTACTATCCTTTGCATTTTCATCGGCATATAATACTCGAATAATCATATGAGGATCCAGTGCAATCTTATCTAACACTTGTGCTACGTTAAATTTAATTTCTTTCTTGTCGATCAACGACAGTAATTCGTAATATGTTTGTGATGTATGCACATAGCCGGAATCCACAAAGTTTATGACGTTAAACGTATTCAAAACCTCAATCAATCCGCCAATGTGGTCGGCATCTGGATGCGTCGCTACTACGTAGTCCAGCTTTTTAACTCCCTTAGCTTTAAGGAAATCAACGACATGCTTACCTGCTGACTTAGGTCCACCGTCCACTAGCATATTCTTACCGTTGGGAGACTGAATAAATATCGCATCACCCTGCCCTACGTCGATGAAATGTACCTTTAGTTCTTTCGATGCTGCGTCAGTGGATGCTGGTAAAAGACCGATTGCCAATGCAATGACCATTAATATTGAGAATACCTTTTTCAAACCCCTACCCCCATTCTCTTTACCTATTATTTTAGACTTGGTAGGTTACTATGTCTACATTGGACTGGATATCTATGCCAATTTAATTGGAGGAACACATTATCCGTTCATTTATTCAGATTATTCAGCAAGTATTATTGTAATAAAAGTGCGTAATGGTAAAATTGTTTCATAGGACTTTTATAGGGAGGAGATAAAATGGTAAGTTTGTCTAGCTGTAGACGTTGCCGAACCTATTAATAAATAAGTGAACGGACGGCGTTTGATGATACCTAGTGAGTACGATGACACACTCTTTCGAAAAATAAGTTTGTCTAGGTTTATTTCCTTTTCCGACAACATCCGTTGTAACTGGCATTCTGTATAAAATAAAAAAATACGGTTGCCCGATTCCTTTTTGATAACTGCTCCAAACTAAACAGTATGCGTGCAATGATGATTGGTTGGCATGAAAACCATGACCGGATCATTAAGCAACCCAAACAAGCCCTATAACCGGTTATAGGGCTTGTTTGGGTTTAGCTATAGATTTAATAAAGTTGTTGAAATTAAAAAGTCCCCTAGTCAACCGTTCAATTAGAGAACTCCTTCCTCCACCGATTTATCTGCGCTGGTACCTAGCACCTAGAGTTTATAAACTTTATTAAAAAAGAAAAGCCCGCAGAGATTTCTCTCCACGGAGCCTTTCTTCAGTCGCATACAAGTTGTCTGAATTGATTCAGAACCTTGCATCCGAACTGTAGGTACTCAACTTAGTTACTATTAACTGTCAATCCAGCAACTGGAATAACGTAACCATCAACTGAAATACCTTTTCCATTTTCAACTGTGATAGCTGTACCGTTGTTTACAGTTGTATTAGCTGGTAATGTCAGAACTACAACGTTATTATCTGTTCCAGCTTTAATAGTTGCTCTAGTAGCAGTTACATCTGTACCAGCAATATCAATCGTAACAGAAGATCCTAGAGTAACATTATGAGTGAATGTAAGCTCTAACTGATCAGCAGTTGCTGCTGCTGCAGCTTGACCACCAGAAAATGCAAACGCTGCAGTAACTACTGCTAGATCTGTTGCATTTACATTAGCATCCAATGCAACAGTTACATCTAGTTCATCCTCAATTGCATCTTTAATGTTAGCAAGTGTAGTAGTGATTGTTCCATCATTTGCACTAACATTTGCAAGTTCAATTGTTAATTTAGCAGCTTGAGTGCTTGTAGCAGGCGTTAAAGTAGTTTCGATTGCTTGATTGTTTTTATTATCAACAAATTCGATCTCTACGCCATTTAACTCTGTTCCAGCATTTTCTGCAGTTACTGTCAATACGTTTGCTACTGCTGCTGTAGCTTGTGCTCCTGGATCTGCTGGAGTAGCAGCTGTGTAAGTTGCACTATTTAAACCTAAAGCAAAGTTAGTATTAAAGTAGTTTGCTAGTGAAGCTGCAGTTACAGGGCTCGTTTGTACTAATCCAAGGACACCAGTTTGAGCAGTTCCTTTATCAGCCGCGATTAAAGATGTATAAGGTGCATAGTTAGCCAATGCTGTTGCTACTTCTTGTACAGTTGTAGCAGCATTTACTGCATCCACTACTGAAGGAGTTGTTCCTCCACCTGTACTTGAACCAATAGCTAAGATTGTGAATGTAATCTCACCACTAGAGTTTTTGAAGTATTGAACTGTGTTAGCATTTTTGTTAGCATCAATTAGATCTTCAAATTGTGTTGCGCCGATTTCAACGTTCTTACCGCTTCTTTGATCATAATATTTTACTTTTTTATCATCAAATTCCGCTTTGTAATTAATTTCTTTTTTACCTGCAAATGTGAATTTCTTTTTATCTTTATCAAATTCAGCAATAGTTCCTTGGAATGAGTTTCCTACTTCTCCAGCTGATCTGAAGCTTGCTTTCGCAACTTTACTTTCTGAAAGACGTGCAGTTTTCCACTCATTATTGTGATCTTGATATTCGGCTTGACCGTATGATTTTACATCTACAGATGCAGATTCTCCTCTAGATGCTACATAAAGTTTAGCGCTGTTAGAATTTACTGTTGCAGGCGTAAATGTTTCACCACGACGAGTAGAGATTACAGTTGCTTCATCGTAGTTACCGACATCATCAGCATCCGTCCAAACATAAACATCTTCGTTTCCTGTGTTTGTTACTTGGAAAGTAGCTTTGAAGTTACGAACTGAATCAGAATATTTCTTGCCGCTTTGGTTTGCTACTGTGTAATCAAAGTATACAACATCGTTTCCATCTTGTGTACGATTGTCTTTGATTTCAGCACCAGTACCGTTGTTATAAACTTTTAATCTGCTACCTTCTACTTTTTCTTCAGCAAAGTATGTGATACCAGCAACTTTGTTTGGTTCTCCATCTTCAAGAGTACCTTCTTTATTGTTAGCAGAGTTAATGTCAAGCCATACTACTGGAGTTGCATAGTCTTTCGTATTACCAGCAGCAGTTGCGATTTGGAATTCCCCTTCACCTTTCGAGTCAAGTTTAAGGGTAATTTGTTGGTCTCTAGAACCAGCTACAAACGATCTGTCACCTTTAAGGTCTGCATCTTCAACAAATACTGCATTTGTTTTTG is drawn from Sporosarcina sp. FSL W7-1349 and contains these coding sequences:
- a CDS encoding S-layer homology domain-containing protein — encoded protein: MANQPTKYRKFVVGAASAALVASAVAPVVSAAEFSDVSAGNSHKASIDALVAKGVISGYPDGSFQPNKTLTRSDVVKMMGKWLKAEGYAVPTDYKTNPRFADLTSASNDELLQYAALVKDNGLFIGTPDGKLDPAGNITRENMAIVVVRAFDRVHDIDLATYVAAQDFNKDVTDRASAKAEARPAIDVLDYFDITNPEAPQFNPKGTTTRAQFASFLNKAIETDYSEVGSGVVGTANVKAVNATTVEVTFKDAVENVNSLNFTIEGLTVSNAAVKQTDNKTVVLTTAVQKGGEKYTVSLNNEEIGSFEGVSAVIPTKIDLNTTSAQGVVGKQVILSADIGTKEAGVPVTFNIDAANNSLNQDIVAEAFTNADGIATYSYTQYNAGYADEVAVYPTGAPAVRDFATIWWGVDTILTLEEDDKKGDKLNNGENKVYKITYKNPKTGKPVENETVHLTFVENVDVNVNELSDATVNGVTPYQLNNGRVQEVTVETDSKGEATVTVSGTNDKATLVAFIDNSGTTATEKNKLERTELQVRAKEVTFGAIQSKYAIELTRDGGEEAATGLGNGRVYKVVVKDEDGKAAAGEVVNVAFDEILDNVIATKTNAVFVEDADLKGDRSFVAGSRDQQITLKLDSKGEGEFQIATAAGNTKDYATPVVWLDINSANNKEGTLEDGEPNKVAGITYFAEEKVEGSRLKVYNNGTGAEIKDNRTQDGNDVVYFDYTVANQSGKKYSDSVRNFKATFQVTNTGNEDVYVWTDADDVGNYDEATVISTRRGETFTPATVNSNSAKLYVASRGESASVDVKSYGQAEYQDHNNEWKTARLSESKVAKASFRSAGEVGNSFQGTIAEFDKDKKKFTFAGKKEINYKAEFDDKKVKYYDQRSGKNVEIGATQFEDLIDANKNANTVQYFKNSSGEITFTILAIGSSTGGGTTPSVVDAVNAATTVQEVATALANYAPYTSLIAADKGTAQTGVLGLVQTSPVTAASLANYFNTNFALGLNSATYTAATPADPGAQATAAVANVLTVTAENAGTELNGVEIEFVDNKNNQAIETTLTPATSTQAAKLTIELANVSANDGTITTTLANIKDAIEDELDVTVALDANVNATDLAVVTAAFAFSGGQAAAAATADQLELTFTHNVTLGSSVTIDIAGTDVTATRATIKAGTDNNVVVLTLPANTTVNNGTAITVENGKGISVDGYVIPVAGLTVNSN